A window of the Streptomyces finlayi genome harbors these coding sequences:
- a CDS encoding ABC transporter substrate-binding protein encodes MRYAHVSGRTAATALTTVAMLVLAACAEGDTSATAKVPASAEVAGVTVRKDAKLHSSLPDAVKRSGTVRVATDVPYAPFEMFVTEGKKELTGLDYDLGQAIGARLGVRFAFTPQKFDGIVPAIQAGKFDVAMSAMTDNKERQAVVDFVDYSFSGSGIMVAKGNPEKITTLDDLCGKKVAVQAATNQLDLLNAHRKTCERAGGDIGILTFPKDSDAQLALRADKVVAQVLTKPAAGWTAKTADGGDAFEVVDDPAAAGGYQASPNGIAVSKKLPELTDAIQKALQSLIDDGTATKIFQKYGVASIAVKEATRNAAVDQG; translated from the coding sequence CATGTCTCCGGCCGCACCGCGGCCACCGCGCTGACGACCGTCGCGATGCTGGTGCTCGCGGCGTGCGCCGAGGGTGACACAAGCGCCACAGCGAAGGTGCCCGCGTCGGCGGAGGTCGCCGGCGTGACGGTCAGGAAGGACGCGAAGCTGCACAGTTCCCTCCCCGACGCCGTCAAGAGGTCCGGCACCGTGCGGGTGGCGACCGATGTCCCCTACGCACCCTTCGAGATGTTCGTGACCGAGGGGAAGAAGGAGCTCACCGGTCTGGACTACGACCTGGGACAGGCGATCGGAGCCCGCCTCGGGGTGCGGTTCGCCTTCACACCGCAGAAGTTCGACGGGATCGTCCCCGCCATCCAGGCGGGCAAGTTCGACGTGGCCATGTCCGCCATGACCGACAACAAGGAGCGGCAGGCCGTCGTCGACTTCGTCGACTACTCCTTCTCCGGCTCCGGAATCATGGTGGCCAAGGGCAACCCCGAGAAGATCACCACCCTCGACGACCTCTGCGGCAAGAAGGTCGCGGTTCAAGCCGCGACGAACCAGCTCGACCTGCTCAACGCGCACCGCAAGACGTGCGAGAGGGCCGGCGGCGACATCGGCATCCTGACCTTCCCCAAGGACTCCGACGCACAGCTCGCTCTCCGCGCGGACAAGGTCGTCGCCCAGGTGCTGACCAAGCCCGCGGCCGGCTGGACCGCCAAGACCGCCGACGGCGGCGACGCCTTCGAGGTCGTCGACGACCCGGCCGCGGCCGGCGGCTACCAGGCGTCCCCCAACGGCATCGCCGTCAGCAAGAAGCTCCCGGAACTGACCGACGCGATCCAGAAGGCTCTGCAGTCCCTGATCGACGACGGCACCGCGACGAAGATCTTCCAGAAGTACGGCGTTGCCTCCATCGCGGTCAAGGAAGCCACCAGGAACGCGGCGGTCGACCAGGGATGA